The Pseudodesulfovibrio alkaliphilus genome has a window encoding:
- a CDS encoding ABC transporter substrate-binding protein produces the protein MRHLPEYGRAAALALVAMLFLAFPAQALEKTSLVLQWLPQAQFAGFYMAQDKGFYQDEGVDMTLIHGGPDVLASELLEAGRADFATMFLSTAIQRRTTLPIVNVGQFVQHSALMLITKTSDNIETVDDLNGKRIGLWANEFQIQARALFRQRGLKVTVVPQSDSLDLFMRGGVQAASGMWYNEYHTLLSYGLEEADLKPIFFSNHGLDFPEDGIYCLERTANARPELPQAVVRATVRGWHYAFAHREEALDAVMARMDRAGAPANRPHQRWMLRRMENIILSDKVPAMGVLRQEDYERVRTALVETGFVDDAPIFPEFYRGPIR, from the coding sequence ATGCGCCATCTCCCTGAATATGGCCGCGCCGCCGCTCTGGCCCTGGTGGCCATGCTGTTCCTCGCCTTTCCGGCGCAGGCGCTGGAAAAGACCTCCCTCGTGCTTCAGTGGCTGCCCCAGGCGCAGTTCGCCGGGTTCTACATGGCGCAGGACAAGGGGTTCTACCAGGACGAGGGTGTGGACATGACCCTCATCCATGGCGGCCCCGACGTGCTGGCCAGCGAACTCCTCGAAGCGGGTCGCGCCGACTTCGCCACCATGTTTCTGAGCACGGCCATCCAGCGGCGCACCACCCTGCCCATCGTCAATGTGGGCCAGTTCGTGCAGCACTCCGCCCTGATGCTCATCACCAAGACCAGCGACAACATTGAGACCGTGGACGACCTCAACGGCAAAAGGATCGGCCTGTGGGCCAACGAGTTCCAGATCCAGGCGCGGGCCCTGTTTCGCCAGCGCGGGCTCAAGGTCACCGTGGTCCCGCAGTCCGACTCCCTTGATCTTTTCATGCGCGGCGGGGTCCAGGCCGCGTCTGGCATGTGGTATAACGAATACCACACCCTGCTCTCCTACGGCCTTGAAGAAGCCGACCTGAAGCCCATTTTCTTCAGCAACCACGGCCTCGACTTTCCCGAGGACGGCATCTACTGCCTGGAGCGCACGGCCAACGCCAGACCCGAACTGCCCCAGGCCGTGGTCCGGGCCACGGTGCGAGGCTGGCACTACGCCTTTGCCCACCGCGAGGAGGCGCTGGACGCGGTCATGGCCCGCATGGACCGGGCCGGAGCCCCGGCCAACCGCCCCCACCAACGCTGGATGCTCAGGCGCATGGAAAACATCATCCTCTCGGACAAGGTTCCCGCCATGGGGGTCCTGCGCCAGGAGGACTACGAACGGGTCAGGACCGCCCTCGTCGAGACCGGCTTCGTGGACGACGCACCCATCTTTCCCGAATTCTACAGGGGGCCGATCCGGTGA